One window of Acidimicrobiales bacterium genomic DNA carries:
- a CDS encoding MarR family transcriptional regulator, with protein MPEPRWLSDEEQETWRAFLTATRRIFDELDRALQAGAGMPHAYYVVLATLSEAPQRTLRMSELAVATGSSRSRLSHAVARLEEAGWVERRPAPGDRRGAVAVLTDAGMATLSAAAPGHVDSVRRHLFDRLTAAQVCELRQVCEAVLRREGAGPGVPGAVLARDIELMGE; from the coding sequence GTGCCCGAGCCGCGCTGGCTGAGCGACGAGGAGCAGGAGACCTGGCGGGCGTTCCTCACCGCGACCCGCCGGATCTTCGACGAGCTCGACCGTGCGTTGCAGGCAGGGGCGGGCATGCCCCATGCCTACTACGTGGTGCTGGCGACGCTGTCGGAAGCGCCGCAGCGGACCCTGCGGATGAGCGAGCTGGCCGTGGCGACGGGCTCGTCGCGCAGCCGCCTCTCCCACGCCGTCGCCCGGCTGGAAGAGGCAGGCTGGGTCGAGCGCAGGCCCGCCCCGGGCGACCGGCGCGGCGCCGTGGCCGTGCTCACCGACGCCGGGATGGCGACTCTCTCGGCCGCCGCTCCCGGCCACGTCGACAGCGTCCGTCGCCACCTGTTCGACCGGCTCACCGCTGCCCAGGTGTGCGAGCTGCGCCAGGTGTGCGAGGCCGTGCTCCGGCGGGAGGGTGCGGGCCCAGGGGTCCCGGGGGCGGTACTGGCCCGGGACATAGAGTTGATGGGTGAGTGA
- a CDS encoding VOC family protein: MAITRLNHAVLYVRDAERSAAFYTEALGFRAVMTTPGAFFLQASGSTNDHDLGLFSIGEEAGASQAGRQTVGLYHLAWEVDTLAELERVAGVLAERGALVGSSDHGSTKALYARDPDGIEFEVSWLVPAGLLDDEAVAGRSTIRPLDIGREKQRYGAGTRGGIGISIPATGA, translated from the coding sequence ATGGCCATCACCCGCCTGAACCACGCCGTCCTCTACGTCCGCGACGCGGAGCGCTCGGCCGCGTTCTACACCGAGGCGCTCGGTTTCCGGGCGGTCATGACGACGCCGGGCGCCTTCTTCCTCCAGGCTTCGGGCTCGACCAACGACCACGACCTCGGGCTGTTCTCGATCGGCGAGGAGGCCGGCGCGTCCCAGGCCGGGCGGCAGACCGTGGGTCTCTACCACCTGGCGTGGGAGGTCGACACGCTGGCCGAGCTCGAGCGCGTCGCCGGCGTGCTGGCCGAGCGGGGCGCACTGGTGGGCTCCAGCGACCACGGCTCGACCAAGGCGCTCTATGCCCGTGATCCCGACGGCATCGAGTTCGAGGTCTCGTGGCTGGTACCAGCCGGCCTGCTCGACGACGAGGCGGTGGCCGGGAGATCCACCATCCGCCCGCTCGACATCGGCCGCGAGAAGCAGCGCTACGGCGCCGGCACCCGGGGCGGCATCGGCATCTCCATTCCGGCAACCGGGGCCTGA
- a CDS encoding VWA domain-containing protein, whose product MTFLAAGRLWLLLVVAGLAASYVVLQSRRKDYAVRFTNLDLLASVAPKRPGWRRHVPAAAMALALVGLVVGLARPVRDERVPKEAATVMLVVDVSASMQATDVAPTRLQAAREAALSFVDDLPDRLRLGLVSFDRTTRVLATPTTDHTAVEAGIQNLTTGPGTAAGDAIFVALDAITSAGGAGTTDGEQTAAIVLLSDGVTTVGSPVGDAAQAAVEQGVPVTTIAFGTEDGTVDIGGRLIPVPADAAAMTDLADTTGGAFFEAASGKELKGVYEKIGTRVGYTTEQKEIGMVFVAAGVVLLLAALVAALVWTGRML is encoded by the coding sequence ATGACCTTCCTCGCCGCCGGACGCCTCTGGCTGCTGCTCGTCGTGGCAGGGCTGGCCGCCTCCTACGTGGTCCTCCAGAGCCGCCGCAAGGACTACGCGGTCCGGTTCACCAATCTCGACCTCCTCGCCTCGGTGGCCCCCAAGAGGCCCGGCTGGCGCCGCCACGTGCCCGCCGCGGCCATGGCGCTCGCCCTCGTCGGCCTGGTCGTCGGCCTCGCCCGGCCGGTGCGCGACGAGCGGGTGCCCAAGGAAGCGGCCACCGTCATGCTCGTCGTCGACGTGTCGGCGTCCATGCAGGCGACCGACGTGGCGCCCACCCGGCTCCAGGCGGCCCGGGAGGCCGCACTGTCCTTCGTCGACGATCTGCCCGATCGGCTGCGCCTCGGGCTCGTGTCGTTCGACCGCACGACGCGGGTGCTGGCCACCCCCACCACCGACCACACCGCCGTCGAGGCCGGGATCCAGAACCTCACCACCGGTCCGGGCACGGCGGCCGGGGACGCCATCTTCGTCGCTCTCGACGCCATCACCAGCGCCGGGGGGGCCGGCACCACCGACGGCGAGCAGACGGCCGCCATCGTCCTCCTGTCCGACGGCGTCACCACCGTGGGGTCCCCCGTCGGCGACGCCGCTCAGGCCGCCGTCGAGCAGGGGGTCCCGGTGACGACGATCGCCTTCGGCACCGAGGACGGCACCGTCGACATCGGCGGCCGCCTCATCCCCGTGCCCGCAGATGCGGCCGCCATGACCGACCTGGCCGATACCACCGGTGGTGCCTTCTTCGAGGCTGCCTCGGGAAAGGAGCTGAAGGGCGTCTACGAGAAGATCGGGACGCGCGTCGGCTACACCACCGAGCAGAAGGAGATCGGGATGGTGTTCGTCGCCGCCGGCGTCGTTCTCCTCCTGGCCGCGCTGGTGGCCGCTCTCGTGTGGACGGGGCGGATGCTGTAG
- a CDS encoding DUF58 domain-containing protein, which translates to MTAPPPAPAPPSRSDVPAREGRLRQLELLVTRKLDGLLQGDHQGLVPGGGSELGDGRPYEPGDDVRRMDWSLTARSGAPHVRTTVADRELEMWLVVDNSASLDFGTAACEKRDHVLAAAAAFGFLTARDGNRIGALLCGPQGCTVVPPLSGRGPLLALLSRLERRERAPQGAVALADALRRARLAARRRSLVVVISDLLDTGPWEQELRALAFRHDVVVAEIRDPRETQLPAVGLLTLVDPETGRRLEVQTANAKVRARFAEAARAQVAAKERAVKASGAGHLVLSTDRDWMLDVVRFVARRRRRR; encoded by the coding sequence GTGACCGCGCCGCCGCCGGCTCCGGCGCCGCCGTCGCGCTCGGACGTCCCGGCCCGCGAGGGCCGGCTGCGCCAGCTGGAGCTGCTCGTGACGCGCAAGCTCGACGGGCTCCTCCAGGGCGACCACCAGGGCCTGGTGCCCGGTGGCGGGAGCGAGCTGGGCGACGGTCGCCCCTACGAGCCGGGCGACGACGTCCGCCGCATGGACTGGAGCCTCACCGCCCGTTCGGGGGCGCCGCACGTGCGCACCACCGTGGCCGACCGCGAGCTCGAGATGTGGCTGGTGGTCGACAACTCGGCCAGCCTCGACTTCGGTACGGCGGCCTGTGAGAAGCGCGACCACGTGCTGGCGGCGGCCGCCGCCTTCGGGTTCCTCACCGCCAGGGACGGCAACCGCATCGGGGCGCTCCTGTGCGGGCCTCAGGGCTGCACCGTCGTCCCACCCCTCAGCGGTCGTGGCCCGCTGCTGGCCCTGCTGTCCCGCCTCGAACGCCGTGAGCGGGCGCCGCAGGGCGCCGTGGCCCTGGCCGACGCCCTCCGCCGGGCCCGGCTGGCCGCCCGCCGGCGCAGCCTCGTCGTGGTCATCTCCGACCTGCTCGACACCGGCCCGTGGGAGCAGGAGCTGCGGGCGCTGGCCTTCCGCCACGACGTCGTGGTCGCCGAGATCCGCGACCCCCGGGAGACGCAGCTGCCGGCCGTGGGCCTGCTCACGCTCGTCGATCCGGAGACGGGCCGCCGGCTCGAGGTGCAGACGGCCAACGCCAAGGTACGCGCCCGCTTCGCCGAGGCGGCCCGCGCCCAGGTGGCCGCCAAGGAGCGGGCGGTCAAGGCGTCGGGCGCCGGGCACCTCGTGTTGTCGACCGACCGGGACTGGATGCTCGACGTGGTCCGGTTCGTGGCCAGGAGGCGTCGCCGCCGATGA
- a CDS encoding MoxR family ATPase has product MTDHATVAANAAQLEQALFEVKKVIVGQDQVIERLVACLLARGHCLLEGVPGLAKTLAVETLAEVVGGTFVRLQFTPDLIPSDLTGTRIYRQSSETFDVQLGPVFANFVLADEINRAPAKVQSALLEVMAERQVSIGGATYEVPEPFLVMATQNPIESEGVYPLPEAQRDRFLMKVLIDYPSAREEGEIVRRMSVDPPSPKPVLAPEELIELQRATDRVFVHDAVVDYAVRLVVSTREPAKHDLADVAPQIAHGASPRATLGLVAAGRALALLRRRDYVLPQDIYDVARDVFRHRVLLSYEALADGVTPEQIVERVVRTIVAPRITPGQDGEGLSAAVAS; this is encoded by the coding sequence ATGACCGACCACGCCACCGTCGCCGCCAACGCCGCTCAGCTCGAGCAGGCCCTGTTCGAGGTCAAGAAGGTCATTGTCGGCCAGGACCAGGTGATCGAGCGCCTGGTGGCCTGCCTCCTGGCCCGGGGCCACTGCCTGCTCGAAGGGGTGCCCGGCCTGGCCAAGACGCTGGCCGTGGAGACCCTGGCCGAGGTGGTCGGCGGCACCTTCGTCCGCCTCCAGTTCACGCCCGACCTCATCCCCTCCGACCTCACCGGCACCCGGATCTACCGGCAGTCCAGCGAGACCTTCGACGTCCAGCTCGGCCCCGTCTTCGCCAACTTCGTGCTGGCGGATGAGATCAACCGGGCGCCGGCCAAGGTCCAGTCCGCCCTCCTCGAGGTGATGGCGGAGCGCCAGGTCTCCATCGGGGGCGCCACCTACGAGGTGCCCGAGCCCTTCCTGGTCATGGCCACTCAGAACCCGATCGAGAGCGAGGGCGTCTACCCGCTCCCCGAGGCCCAGCGGGACCGGTTCCTGATGAAGGTGCTGATCGACTACCCGTCGGCGCGCGAGGAGGGCGAGATCGTGCGGCGCATGAGCGTCGACCCGCCGTCGCCCAAGCCCGTGCTCGCGCCCGAGGAGCTGATCGAGCTGCAGCGCGCGACCGACCGGGTCTTCGTCCACGACGCCGTCGTCGACTACGCAGTCCGGCTGGTGGTCTCGACCCGCGAGCCGGCCAAGCACGACCTGGCCGACGTCGCCCCGCAGATCGCCCACGGCGCCAGCCCCCGGGCCACGCTCGGCCTGGTCGCCGCCGGCCGCGCCCTCGCGCTGCTCCGCCGGCGCGACTACGTGCTCCCGCAGGACATCTACGACGTGGCCCGCGACGTCTTCCGCCACCGGGTCCTGCTGTCGTACGAGGCGCTGGCCGATGGCGTGACCCCCGAGCAGATCGTCGAGCGTGTGGTGCGCACCATCGTCGCCCCGCGCATCACCCCCGGTCAGGACGGCGAGGGCCTGTCCGCCGCCGTCGCGTCGTGA